One window of Flavobacterium dauae genomic DNA carries:
- the accC gene encoding acetyl-CoA carboxylase biotin carboxylase subunit gives MKKILVANRGEIALRVMKTAKKMGIKTVAVYSVADRQSPHVKFADEAVCIGEAPSNQSYLLGDKIIEVCKELGVDGIHPGYGFLSENSKFAELAEKNGFTFIGPKSHAIEVMGDKLAAKDTVKAYDIPMVPGLDHAITDIDEAKKVAKEVGFPILIKASAGGGGKGMRVVEKEEDFESQMQRAISEATSAFGDGSVFIEKYVGSPRHIEIQVMADTHGNVVYLFERECSVQRRHQKVVEEAPSAVLTPEIRQAMGEAAVKVAKSCDYVGAGTVEFLLDENKNFYFLEMNTRLQVEHPVTELITGIDLVEMQIRVARGEVLPIKQEDLKIKGHALELRVYAEDPLNDFLPSVGNLSTYILPKGEGVRVDNGFEQGMDVPIYYDPMLSKLITYGKDRNEAIQLMLQAIQDYKIEGVSTTLPFGTFVFKHDAFVSGDFDTNFVKKYYSPEIIKESQAKEAEVAALVALKQYFADQKVLRVPTKL, from the coding sequence ATGAAAAAAATATTAGTTGCAAACCGTGGTGAAATTGCACTACGCGTAATGAAAACGGCAAAGAAAATGGGAATTAAAACGGTTGCTGTTTATTCTGTTGCCGATCGCCAGTCGCCTCACGTAAAATTTGCCGACGAGGCTGTTTGTATTGGCGAAGCTCCATCAAACCAATCGTATCTTTTAGGAGATAAAATCATAGAAGTATGTAAAGAATTAGGCGTTGACGGTATTCATCCGGGGTACGGATTTTTATCAGAAAACTCAAAATTTGCCGAATTGGCAGAGAAAAACGGATTTACGTTTATCGGTCCAAAATCACATGCTATTGAAGTGATGGGTGATAAATTAGCCGCTAAAGATACTGTAAAAGCATACGATATTCCTATGGTTCCTGGGTTGGATCATGCAATTACCGATATCGACGAAGCTAAAAAAGTAGCAAAAGAAGTAGGTTTTCCTATCTTAATCAAAGCATCTGCCGGTGGTGGTGGAAAAGGAATGCGTGTGGTGGAGAAAGAAGAAGATTTTGAATCGCAAATGCAGCGTGCTATTTCCGAAGCAACTTCTGCTTTTGGAGATGGATCTGTTTTTATTGAAAAATATGTAGGTTCTCCGCGTCACATCGAAATTCAGGTTATGGCAGATACTCATGGAAACGTTGTTTATTTGTTTGAACGTGAATGTTCGGTTCAGCGTCGTCACCAAAAAGTGGTAGAAGAAGCTCCTTCTGCTGTTTTAACTCCCGAAATTCGTCAGGCAATGGGTGAAGCTGCTGTAAAAGTGGCAAAATCGTGTGATTATGTTGGTGCAGGAACGGTTGAGTTTTTATTGGATGAAAATAAGAATTTCTACTTTTTAGAAATGAATACGCGTTTGCAGGTAGAACATCCGGTTACGGAATTAATCACAGGAATCGATTTAGTAGAAATGCAGATTCGTGTGGCTCGTGGCGAAGTGCTTCCTATCAAACAAGAAGATTTAAAAATAAAAGGTCATGCGTTAGAATTACGTGTGTATGCCGAAGACCCTTTAAATGATTTCTTACCGTCGGTGGGGAATTTATCGACGTATATTTTGCCAAAAGGCGAGGGCGTACGTGTAGATAACGGTTTTGAACAAGGTATGGATGTGCCGATTTATTACGATCCAATGCTTTCAAAACTAATCACTTACGGAAAAGACCGTAACGAAGCCATACAATTGATGCTACAAGCCATTCAGGATTACAAAATTGAAGGCGTGAGCACCACATTGCCTTTTGGTACGTTTGTGTTTAAGCACGATGCGTTTGTTTCGGGCGATTTTGATACCAATTTCGTGAAAAAATATTACAGCCCCGAAATCATCAAAGAAAGCCAAGCAAAAGAAGCCGAAGTTGCCGCTTTAGTAGCTTTGAAACAATATTTCGCAGACCAAAAAGTTTTACGCGTACCAACGAAATTATAG
- a CDS encoding GNAT family N-acyltransferase: MGLVTAKEIAQVIKLDKYGFIGTFSGWLLMKVLKISELNKIYDRNKHLEDTAFLNGILEEFQIEFEIAPEELKRLPKQGPYITISNHPLGGIDGILLLKLMREHDPDFKIIANFLLHRIEPLKPFIMPVNPFENHKDSQSSVLGLKETLRHLSDGKPLGIFPAGEVSNFEEDDKIVDKPWEESALKLIKKAQVPVVPIYFHAKNSKLFYMLSKINPTLQTAKLPSELLTQKDRVIRVRIGKPITVAEQDEHGDSIENFGKFLRQKTYLLANTTKGDDKKQYIKIPSFKLPTPPPKEIEHPVLQDLMIKEIEELRKGDDRLLQSKNYEVFLTDAANIPNILREIGRLREITFRAVGEGTNESIDLDKYDTFYKHMFLWDDEAKCIAGAYRMGLGKDIYTKHGIDGFYLTELFRFEPELYAMMEQSIEMGRAFIVGSYQQKPMPLFLLWKGIVHTTLRYPEHKYLIGGVSISNQFSDFSKSLMIEFMKSHFYDPYVAQYVQAKKEYKVQLKDADKDFVFNEAEADLNKFDKLIEEVEPGGLRLPVLIKKYIKQNARVVAFNVDPLFNNSVDGLMYIRIADLPESTVRPVIEELQKELEQKINEKFEE, from the coding sequence ATGGGGTTAGTAACCGCTAAAGAAATTGCACAGGTAATAAAATTAGATAAGTACGGGTTTATTGGTACTTTTTCTGGTTGGTTGTTAATGAAAGTGCTTAAAATTTCTGAACTGAATAAAATATACGACCGCAATAAACATTTAGAAGACACTGCGTTTTTAAACGGTATTTTAGAAGAATTTCAAATAGAATTTGAAATTGCCCCCGAAGAATTAAAACGCTTGCCTAAACAAGGACCGTATATTACCATTTCAAACCATCCGTTGGGTGGGATTGACGGCATTTTATTGCTGAAATTAATGCGTGAACATGATCCTGATTTTAAAATAATCGCCAATTTTCTATTACACCGTATTGAACCGTTAAAACCGTTCATTATGCCGGTAAACCCGTTTGAAAATCATAAAGATTCTCAATCAAGCGTTTTAGGGTTAAAAGAAACCTTACGCCATTTAAGCGATGGAAAACCATTGGGTATTTTCCCTGCCGGCGAAGTATCAAACTTTGAAGAAGACGATAAAATTGTCGATAAACCGTGGGAAGAAAGTGCCTTGAAACTCATTAAAAAGGCTCAAGTTCCCGTTGTGCCTATATATTTTCACGCAAAAAACAGCAAATTGTTTTATATGTTGTCTAAAATAAATCCAACATTACAAACAGCAAAATTACCTTCCGAACTACTTACGCAGAAAGATCGTGTCATTCGCGTGCGTATTGGTAAACCAATCACTGTTGCCGAACAAGACGAACACGGAGATTCTATCGAAAATTTTGGAAAATTCTTACGTCAAAAAACCTATTTGTTGGCAAATACCACTAAAGGCGATGATAAAAAACAATACATAAAAATACCATCGTTTAAACTGCCAACACCCCCGCCAAAGGAAATTGAACATCCGGTGTTGCAAGATTTAATGATCAAAGAAATTGAAGAATTACGCAAAGGAGATGACCGTTTGTTACAAAGTAAAAACTACGAAGTTTTTTTAACCGATGCTGCCAATATTCCGAATATTCTGCGTGAAATAGGCAGATTGCGTGAAATTACGTTTCGTGCCGTAGGTGAAGGAACAAATGAATCGATCGATTTAGATAAATACGATACCTTTTACAAACATATGTTTTTGTGGGATGACGAAGCCAAGTGTATTGCAGGTGCTTACCGAATGGGATTGGGGAAAGATATTTACACAAAGCACGGAATTGATGGTTTTTATCTAACAGAATTGTTTCGCTTTGAACCAGAACTGTATGCAATGATGGAGCAATCAATCGAAATGGGTCGTGCTTTTATTGTGGGTAGTTACCAGCAAAAACCAATGCCTTTGTTTTTATTGTGGAAAGGAATTGTACATACCACCTTGCGTTATCCGGAACATAAATATTTAATTGGAGGCGTAAGCATTAGCAACCAGTTTTCAGATTTCAGTAAATCGTTGATGATTGAATTTATGAAATCGCATTTTTACGATCCGTACGTGGCACAATATGTTCAGGCTAAAAAAGAATACAAAGTGCAGCTGAAAGATGCCGATAAAGATTTTGTTTTTAACGAAGCCGAAGCCGATTTGAATAAATTTGACAAATTGATTGAAGAAGTAGAACCAGGCGGGTTGCGTTTACCGGTTTTAATAAAAAAATACATTAAACAAAACGCAAGGGTAGTGGCTTTTAATGTAGATCCGCTGTTTAATAATTCGGTTGACGGATTGATGTACATACGCATTGCCGATTTACCAGAAAGTACCGTTCGCCCCGTGATTGAAGAATTACAAAAAGAACTGGAACAAAAAATTAATGAAAAATTTGAAGAATAA
- a CDS encoding tryptophan 2,3-dioxygenase family protein — protein sequence MEISNERQQKIEALENKFTQIGQKLDTHLEGLLWQKPITYWDYIQTDALLNLQIQRSTLPDEMVFIMYHQVNELLFKMILWEIEQVCFAENLTTKFFTERLGRISRYFDMLTTSFTIMGDGMETEQYLKFRNTLTPASGFQSAQYRLIEFASTDLINLIDARYRETIDRNTPYEHAFEHMYWQAAGKDYKTGKKSYLIIEFEKKYKKEFIDFMQKYNTTNLWQKFKQLPIEDQQNEDLRAAMRHYDKTVNITWVMGHFKAAKKYIESEAGPQEATGGSDWKKYMLPQYQRRIFFPELWSEEELANWGKDAL from the coding sequence ATGGAGATTTCAAACGAACGCCAGCAAAAAATTGAAGCTTTAGAAAACAAATTCACACAAATAGGACAAAAATTAGATACACATTTAGAAGGTTTGCTTTGGCAAAAACCAATAACTTATTGGGATTACATACAAACCGATGCCTTGCTTAATTTACAAATTCAACGATCTACTTTACCAGACGAAATGGTCTTTATTATGTACCATCAGGTAAACGAATTGTTGTTTAAAATGATTTTGTGGGAAATTGAACAGGTTTGTTTTGCAGAAAATTTAACCACAAAATTTTTTACCGAGCGTTTAGGTAGAATTTCTCGTTATTTTGATATGCTAACCACATCGTTTACCATTATGGGCGATGGAATGGAAACAGAACAATATCTAAAATTCCGCAATACGTTAACACCTGCAAGTGGTTTTCAAAGTGCACAATATCGTTTGATAGAATTTGCTTCAACCGATTTAATTAATTTGATCGATGCACGTTACCGCGAAACCATCGACAGAAATACGCCGTACGAACATGCTTTTGAACACATGTACTGGCAGGCTGCCGGTAAAGATTACAAAACCGGAAAAAAATCGTATTTAATTATTGAATTCGAAAAAAAATACAAAAAAGAATTCATTGATTTTATGCAGAAATACAACACAACAAACCTTTGGCAAAAATTTAAACAACTGCCAATAGAAGATCAGCAAAACGAAGATTTGCGGGCAGCAATGCGTCATTACGACAAAACCGTAAACATTACATGGGTTATGGGGCATTTTAAAGCTGCAAAAAAATACATTGAAAGCGAAGCCGGACCGCAAGAAGCTACAGGCGGAAGCGATTGGAAAAAATACATGTTGCCGCAGTACCAACGTAGAATTTTCTTCCCCGAATTGTGGAGTGAAGAAGAATTGGCAAACTGGGGAAAAGACGCATTGTAA
- a CDS encoding 2'-5' RNA ligase family protein: protein MNKYSVVFMPNLQTIEAVKQLKLLLSDKIGWFNSKNSLAHFTIFEFFENDVKEDTFCLQLDRIASEIDSFNIKCDAFDWFDNGVFYIKPNQISSAKMTELMKQVIKESIQIKKAISNTNPHLSIARRLSPEKLEIAQQLFTNINLEFTVTNLTLRKFDESLKQFTVYKEFPLLGKPKEIQGTLF, encoded by the coding sequence ATGAATAAATATTCTGTAGTTTTTATGCCCAATTTGCAAACTATTGAAGCAGTAAAACAGCTAAAATTATTATTATCGGATAAAATTGGCTGGTTTAATAGCAAAAACTCGCTGGCACATTTTACGATTTTTGAGTTTTTTGAAAACGATGTAAAAGAAGATACATTTTGCTTGCAATTAGATAGAATTGCTTCTGAAATTGATTCTTTTAATATTAAGTGTGATGCATTTGATTGGTTTGATAACGGTGTTTTTTACATTAAACCGAATCAAATTTCTTCTGCTAAAATGACCGAATTAATGAAACAGGTTATAAAAGAATCGATACAAATTAAAAAAGCAATTAGCAATACAAATCCGCATTTATCAATTGCAAGAAGATTATCGCCCGAAAAACTAGAGATTGCCCAACAATTGTTTACCAACATTAATTTAGAATTTACCGTAACAAACCTCACTTTAAGAAAATTTGATGAAAGCCTGAAACAGTTCACTGTTTATAAAGAATTTCCGTTACTTGGAAAACCTAAAGAAATACAGGGAACTTTGTTTTAA
- a CDS encoding acetyl-CoA carboxylase biotin carboxyl carrier protein subunit has protein sequence MNNALKVSVNNEHHFDFTEEQILAADAVSLDQENVHVLQNNTSYHAKVVNTDFINKTYTVVVNNNEYVVSIANHLDQLIKEMGFEVGKAKVVNAIKAPMPGLILEINVTVGQEVNEGDNLLILEAMKMENSFDSPRAGIIKSIAVTKGQAVEKGQLLIEFE, from the coding sequence ATGAATAATGCACTTAAAGTTTCTGTAAATAACGAACATCATTTTGATTTTACAGAAGAGCAGATACTTGCGGCCGATGCGGTAAGTTTAGATCAAGAAAACGTTCATGTGTTGCAAAACAATACTTCGTATCACGCCAAAGTTGTGAATACCGATTTTATCAACAAAACATATACGGTAGTTGTAAATAACAACGAATACGTGGTAAGCATTGCCAACCATTTAGATCAGTTGATTAAAGAAATGGGATTTGAAGTTGGTAAAGCCAAAGTGGTAAATGCCATTAAAGCACCAATGCCTGGATTGATTTTAGAAATTAACGTTACCGTTGGACAAGAAGTAAACGAAGGCGATAACCTGTTGATTTTAGAAGCTATGAAAATGGAAAATAGTTTTGATTCGCCTCGTGCCGGAATCATTAAATCTATTGCGGTTACAAAAGGTCAGGCTGTTGAAAAAGGACAATTGTTAATAGAGTTTGAGTAA
- a CDS encoding peptidoglycan DD-metalloendopeptidase family protein gives MKFYQLILSLTVFSILFACNKKDSEPEFAEVAVKNKEEVKPEFAYGFSLNEYHIERDTVERGDNLSLILARHNYDATEIHDIVSKIKDSFDVRKIKAGKTFTLLKSKEAIPKLEILIYEPDKMGFQVIDFRDSIHAYTVNYPVSYKVKTIAGEIDGSLTESIQKEGLDPGLATALSKQFAWTVDFFKFKQGDKFALSVREKYINDSIYVGTEEILGAYFNYNDKDVYGFPFKQNNQNTVSFYDENGKQMRTMFLKSPLKYFRITSKFSKRRFHPVQKRFKAHNGTDYAAPHGTPIMTTAAGVVIQTGYTSGNGNFVKIRHNRTYTTQYLHMSKILVRRGQRVQQGQVIGKVGSTGLATGPHVCYRFWKNGVQVDPLKQKLPTSLEMDKKELPVYLSQIKPVKKAIDDKILEKFD, from the coding sequence ATGAAGTTTTACCAGCTCATATTATCTTTAACAGTTTTTTCGATACTTTTTGCGTGCAATAAAAAGGACTCAGAACCTGAATTTGCCGAAGTAGCCGTAAAAAACAAAGAAGAAGTGAAACCCGAATTTGCCTATGGATTTTCTTTAAACGAATACCATATAGAACGCGATACAGTTGAACGCGGCGATAATCTAAGCTTGATTTTGGCAAGACACAATTACGATGCCACAGAAATTCACGATATTGTAAGTAAAATCAAAGATTCGTTTGATGTACGCAAGATAAAGGCAGGTAAAACGTTTACTTTGTTAAAATCAAAGGAGGCTATTCCTAAATTAGAAATCTTGATTTACGAACCCGATAAAATGGGATTCCAAGTAATTGATTTTCGCGATTCAATCCACGCTTACACGGTAAATTATCCTGTTTCGTACAAAGTTAAAACCATTGCCGGCGAAATAGACGGTTCTTTAACCGAATCAATACAAAAAGAAGGTTTGGATCCGGGGCTGGCAACAGCTTTGTCTAAACAATTTGCGTGGACTGTCGATTTCTTTAAATTTAAGCAAGGTGATAAATTTGCATTATCTGTCCGCGAAAAATATATTAATGATTCAATTTATGTGGGAACCGAAGAGATTTTAGGAGCCTATTTTAACTACAACGATAAAGATGTTTATGGTTTTCCGTTTAAGCAAAACAATCAAAACACCGTATCGTTTTATGACGAAAACGGCAAGCAAATGCGCACTATGTTTTTAAAATCGCCTTTAAAATATTTCCGCATCACATCAAAATTTTCAAAAAGGCGGTTTCATCCGGTACAAAAACGTTTCAAAGCACATAATGGTACCGATTATGCCGCACCACACGGAACACCAATTATGACAACCGCTGCCGGTGTAGTTATTCAAACAGGCTATACATCGGGCAACGGTAACTTTGTAAAAATTAGGCACAACAGAACATACACCACCCAATACCTTCATATGTCGAAAATTTTGGTTCGCAGGGGGCAACGTGTACAGCAAGGGCAGGTAATAGGTAAAGTGGGCAGCACTGGTTTGGCAACAGGTCCACATGTTTGCTATCGTTTTTGGAAAAATGGTGTTCAGGTAGATCCTTTAAAACAAAAATTACCTACTTCGTTAGAAATGGATAAAAAAGAATTGCCTGTATATTTGTCGCAAATAAAACCTGTTAAAAAAGCAATTGACGATAAAATTTTAGAAAAATTCGATTAA
- a CDS encoding four helix bundle protein produces MRHNFKNLKIWILAMGVASDIHKLCLDFPKTEQYGLMSQMNRASVSIPSNIAEGSNRGNIHFKHFLNIALGSSFELQTQLLIARQNNYISESKTNETESKIVELQKMISGFIKRLEE; encoded by the coding sequence ATGAGACATAATTTCAAAAATCTGAAAATTTGGATATTAGCAATGGGAGTTGCCTCTGATATTCACAAACTTTGTTTAGATTTTCCTAAGACAGAACAATATGGGTTGATGAGCCAAATGAATAGAGCCTCGGTTTCCATTCCTTCAAATATTGCAGAAGGCTCAAACAGAGGAAATATTCATTTTAAGCATTTTTTAAATATTGCCCTTGGTTCATCGTTTGAACTCCAAACACAACTTCTTATAGCAAGACAAAATAATTATATATCAGAAAGTAAAACAAACGAAACAGAAAGTAAAATTGTAGAACTGCAAAAAATGATTTCGGGATTTATTAAGAGATTAGAAGAATAA
- a CDS encoding DUF3108 domain-containing protein, producing MKNTFLTFILLMLSAIGFSQESAFKSGEYFKFQVSYGFINAGIATLELKETTYNGKSVYHAKGDGRTTGLSKTFFKVKDDYQSYFDKTTGQPYRFVRKINEGGYTKNQEGFINYKTNTVLLKDYKAKTEKTYNVNSKIQDVISSFYYLRNHDKLNNIKVGETIQIDMFFDDEIFKFKLKFMGFEKIKTKFGTINSMKFRPYVMSGRVFKEEESLTIWVSNDKNKVPLKIQASLLVGSLKAELIQYKNLKTNLKVIK from the coding sequence ATGAAAAATACATTTTTAACCTTTATATTATTAATGTTATCTGCCATTGGCTTTAGTCAAGAGTCTGCATTTAAATCGGGTGAATATTTTAAATTTCAAGTGTCTTATGGTTTTATCAATGCAGGAATTGCAACTTTAGAACTAAAAGAAACAACCTACAACGGTAAAAGCGTATATCATGCAAAAGGCGATGGACGTACCACAGGTTTGTCGAAAACCTTTTTTAAAGTAAAAGACGATTATCAAAGTTATTTTGATAAAACAACCGGGCAGCCCTACCGTTTTGTCAGAAAAATTAACGAAGGCGGATATACCAAAAACCAAGAAGGTTTTATAAACTACAAAACCAATACCGTTTTATTGAAGGATTACAAGGCAAAAACAGAAAAAACATACAATGTAAATTCAAAAATTCAAGATGTTATATCATCGTTTTATTATTTGCGCAATCACGATAAGTTAAACAATATCAAGGTGGGCGAAACCATACAGATTGATATGTTTTTTGATGACGAAATCTTTAAATTTAAACTAAAATTTATGGGTTTTGAGAAAATTAAAACTAAATTTGGTACGATTAATAGTATGAAGTTCCGTCCTTATGTAATGTCGGGACGTGTTTTTAAAGAAGAAGAAAGTTTAACTATCTGGGTTTCAAACGATAAGAATAAAGTTCCGTTAAAAATTCAAGCAAGTTTGCTGGTTGGTTCTTTAAAAGCCGAATTAATTCAATACAAAAATTTAAAAACTAATTTGAAAGTAATTAAATAA
- a CDS encoding acyl-CoA carboxylase subunit beta → MESNTKFDILNKKLAEAQLGGGEKRIAAQHAKKKLTARERIEYFFDEGSFEEIGAFVTHRTKDFGLDKEHYLGDGVITGYGTVNGRLVYAFAQDFTVFGGALSETHAEKICKVMDMALKVGAPMIGLNDSGGARIQEGVRSLGGYADIFFRNVQSSGVIPQISAIMGPCAGGAVYSPAMTDFTMMVEGSSYMFVTGPNVVKTVTNETVTSEELGGASTHSTKSGVAHTTSANDIECLEDVKRLLSYIPQNNQEVVEDLPFEFGDEIRDQLNNIVPDNANKPYDMHDVINNVIDEDSFYEIHKNYAENIIVGFARIGGKSVGIVANNPMFLAGCLDVNSSIKSARFVRFCDAFNIPLLVLVDVPGFLPGTDQEWNGIIVHGAKLLYALSEATVPKVTVITRKAYGGAYDVMNSKHIGADMNFAWPGAEIAVMGAKGASEIIFKREIAEAADPAAKLAEKEAEYAEKFANPYRAAQRGFIDEVIFPQDTRRKLIKAFKMLENKEVATPNRKHGNIPL, encoded by the coding sequence ATGGAATCAAATACAAAATTCGATATTTTAAATAAAAAATTAGCCGAAGCCCAATTAGGCGGTGGCGAAAAGCGTATTGCAGCGCAGCACGCAAAAAAGAAATTAACGGCTCGTGAGCGTATCGAATATTTTTTCGACGAAGGTTCTTTTGAAGAAATCGGAGCCTTTGTAACACACCGTACCAAAGATTTTGGTTTAGATAAAGAGCATTATTTAGGCGATGGAGTTATTACAGGTTACGGAACAGTAAACGGGCGTTTAGTGTATGCTTTTGCTCAGGATTTTACGGTTTTTGGAGGAGCTTTATCTGAAACGCACGCAGAAAAAATCTGTAAAGTAATGGATATGGCATTGAAAGTAGGTGCACCAATGATTGGATTAAACGATTCAGGTGGAGCTCGTATTCAAGAAGGAGTACGTTCGTTAGGAGGATATGCTGATATCTTTTTTCGAAACGTACAGTCTTCGGGAGTTATTCCTCAAATTTCTGCGATTATGGGTCCTTGTGCCGGTGGAGCGGTTTATTCGCCCGCTATGACCGATTTCACGATGATGGTTGAAGGATCTTCATATATGTTCGTAACGGGGCCCAACGTTGTTAAAACCGTTACCAATGAAACCGTTACTTCGGAAGAATTGGGTGGTGCATCTACACACTCTACAAAATCGGGTGTTGCACATACCACTTCTGCGAATGATATCGAATGTTTAGAAGATGTAAAACGTTTGTTGAGTTATATTCCGCAAAATAATCAAGAAGTTGTAGAAGATTTACCTTTTGAATTTGGCGATGAAATCCGCGATCAGTTAAACAACATTGTGCCAGATAATGCGAACAAGCCTTATGATATGCACGATGTAATCAACAATGTGATCGACGAAGATTCTTTCTACGAAATTCATAAAAATTATGCCGAAAATATCATTGTAGGATTTGCACGTATCGGTGGAAAATCGGTTGGTATTGTAGCAAACAATCCAATGTTTTTGGCAGGATGTTTAGATGTGAATTCATCAATAAAATCAGCTCGATTTGTCCGTTTTTGCGATGCATTCAACATTCCGTTATTGGTGTTGGTTGATGTACCTGGATTTTTACCGGGAACCGATCAGGAATGGAACGGAATCATTGTTCATGGAGCAAAATTATTGTACGCGTTGTCTGAAGCTACTGTGCCAAAAGTTACCGTAATTACGCGCAAAGCCTATGGTGGTGCGTACGACGTAATGAACTCTAAACACATTGGTGCCGATATGAACTTTGCGTGGCCGGGTGCAGAAATTGCCGTAATGGGAGCAAAAGGAGCATCGGAAATTATCTTTAAACGCGAAATTGCCGAAGCAGCTGATCCAGCAGCTAAATTAGCAGAGAAAGAAGCAGAATATGCTGAAAAATTTGCGAATCCTTACCGTGCAGCACAACGTGGCTTTATCGATGAAGTTATTTTCCCACAAGATACCCGCCGCAAATTAATCAAAGCATTTAAAATGCTCGAAAATAAAGAAGTAGCAACACCAAACCGCAAACACGGAAACATTCCGTTGTAG
- the pgi gene encoding glucose-6-phosphate isomerase — translation MSLPKNNPTETQAWKKLKKHFYEIQFVKMQELFAQNPNRIQEFNISWNDFLIDFSKNRITAETINLLVELAEETKLKTGIDALVNGEIINETEDRKVLHTNLRKESEKQTTEVAAALKQMQHFCENIINGTLKGSTGKAFTDVVNIGIGGSDLGPKLVTEALADYKNHLNVHYISNIDNDSIQCLKTKLQAETTLVIIVSKSFTTLETISNADIFKNWLLQNGLKTQDHIVAVSSNIPEAVKYGVETKNIFPMWDYVGGRYSLWSTVGLSTALSIGFDRFEELLSGANQMDEHFINTPFKENIPVILALLSVWYNNFFCFETEAVIPYVDKLKMLPAYLQQVVMESNGKNTDRQGNSVNYETGTIVWGEVGTNSQHAFFQLFHQGTKMIPTDFIGFVNPFYPSDLHDLLMANFFAQTEALMNGKEGNYHTENQQDENAVYKEFSGNRPSNTILINKLTPKSLGSLLAMYEHKTFVQGFIWNIYSFDQFGVEYGKVLANNIKSELQANEIKKHDCSTAFLLNHYLKNKQ, via the coding sequence ATGTCATTACCAAAAAATAACCCAACGGAAACACAGGCTTGGAAAAAGTTAAAAAAGCATTTTTATGAAATTCAGTTTGTAAAAATGCAAGAACTTTTTGCTCAAAATCCAAATCGTATTCAGGAATTTAATATTAGCTGGAACGATTTCTTAATCGATTTTTCAAAAAACAGAATCACAGCCGAAACAATAAATTTATTGGTTGAACTGGCAGAAGAAACCAAATTAAAAACAGGAATTGATGCTTTAGTAAACGGCGAAATCATCAATGAAACCGAAGACAGAAAAGTACTTCATACCAATTTAAGAAAAGAATCAGAAAAACAAACAACAGAAGTTGCTGCAGCTTTAAAACAAATGCAACATTTCTGCGAAAATATTATTAATGGCACGTTAAAAGGATCAACTGGCAAAGCGTTTACAGACGTTGTTAATATAGGTATCGGCGGTTCTGATTTAGGCCCAAAACTGGTTACCGAAGCACTGGCTGATTATAAAAACCACTTAAATGTTCACTACATTTCAAATATTGATAACGATAGTATTCAGTGTTTAAAAACCAAGCTGCAAGCTGAAACCACATTGGTTATTATTGTTTCAAAATCGTTTACAACCTTAGAAACGATTAGCAATGCCGATATTTTTAAAAACTGGCTGTTACAAAACGGTTTAAAAACACAAGATCATATTGTGGCGGTTTCGTCAAACATTCCCGAAGCAGTAAAATATGGCGTTGAAACGAAGAATATTTTCCCTATGTGGGATTATGTCGGCGGACGTTATTCGTTGTGGAGTACGGTGGGCTTAAGTACGGCGTTGTCTATTGGATTTGATCGATTTGAAGAATTGTTAAGCGGAGCCAATCAAATGGATGAACATTTTATAAATACACCATTTAAAGAGAATATTCCGGTTATTTTAGCATTACTTTCTGTTTGGTACAACAACTTTTTTTGTTTTGAAACCGAAGCAGTCATTCCGTATGTAGATAAATTAAAAATGCTTCCGGCATATTTACAGCAGGTGGTTATGGAAAGTAACGGAAAAAATACCGACAGACAAGGAAATTCTGTTAATTATGAAACAGGAACCATTGTTTGGGGAGAAGTTGGTACCAATTCGCAACACGCATTTTTTCAGTTGTTTCATCAGGGAACTAAAATGATTCCTACCGATTTTATTGGATTTGTAAATCCGTTTTATCCAAGTGATTTGCACGATTTGCTAATGGCGAACTTTTTCGCACAAACCGAAGCTTTAATGAATGGAAAAGAGGGGAATTATCATACAGAAAATCAGCAGGATGAAAACGCTGTTTACAAAGAATTTTCTGGAAACAGGCCGTCTAATACTATTTTAATTAATAAGCTTACACCAAAATCATTAGGTAGTTTGTTGGCTATGTATGAGCATAAAACGTTTGTACAAGGTTTTATCTGGAATATTTACAGTTTTGATCAGTTTGGTGTAGAATACGGAAAAGTTTTAGCAAACAACATTAAAAGTGAACTGCAAGCAAACGAAATAAAAAAACACGATTGTTCAACAGCCTTCTTGTTGAATCATTACTTAAAAAACAAACAATGA